One genomic window of Coffea eugenioides isolate CCC68of chromosome 1, Ceug_1.0, whole genome shotgun sequence includes the following:
- the LOC113748439 gene encoding histone deacetylase 17 isoform X2 → MITALLDSSKPFSRRGSFGLLQPFYRWCYSTWHAECVRFVKKFNLPLLITGGGGYTKENVARCWAFETGVLLDMELPNEIPENDYIKFFEPDYSLKIPGGHIENLNSKSYLGTIKMNVLENLRYIQHAPSVQMQEVPPDFYLPDFDEDEQNPDERMDQHTQDKQIQRDDEYYDGDNDNDHNMEDM, encoded by the exons ATGATAACAGCTTTACTCGACTCTTCAAAACC ATTCTCTCGCAGGGGATCGTTTGGGCTGCTTCAACCTTTCTATAGATGGTGCTATTCTACTT GGCATGCTGAATGCGTTCGTTTTGTGAAGAAATTCAATTTGCCCCTTCTG ATAACTGGGGGTGGAGGATACACCAAAGAGAATGTTGCTAGATGCTGGGCTTTTGAAACTGGAGTTCTTTTAGACATGGAGCTTCCTAATG AGATCCCAGAAAatgattacatcaaattttttgAACCAGACTATTCGCTGAAGATTCCTGGTGGACACATA GAAAACCTTAATAGCAAGTCCTATCTTGGCACAATAAAGATGAATGTACTGGAAAATCTTCGTTACATACAACATGCTCCTAGTGTACAGATGCAAGAG GTACCTCCAGATTTTTACCTGCCTGATTTTGATGAAGATGAGCAGAATCCTGATGAACGCATGGATC AACATACCCAAGACAAGCAAATCCAGCGTGATGATGAATATTATGATGGTGACAATGACAATGATCATAACATGGAGGATATGTGA
- the LOC113748439 gene encoding histone deacetylase 17 isoform X3, whose product MWGRFSRRGSFGLLQPFYRWCYSTWHAECVRFVKKFNLPLLITGGGGYTKENVARCWAFETGVLLDMELPNEIPENDYIKFFEPDYSLKIPGGHIENLNSKSYLGTIKMNVLENLRYIQHAPSVQMQEVPPDFYLPDFDEDEQNPDERMDQHTQDKQIQRDDEYYDGDNDNDHNMEDM is encoded by the exons ATGTGGGGCAGATTCTCTCGCAGGGGATCGTTTGGGCTGCTTCAACCTTTCTATAGATGGTGCTATTCTACTT GGCATGCTGAATGCGTTCGTTTTGTGAAGAAATTCAATTTGCCCCTTCTG ATAACTGGGGGTGGAGGATACACCAAAGAGAATGTTGCTAGATGCTGGGCTTTTGAAACTGGAGTTCTTTTAGACATGGAGCTTCCTAATG AGATCCCAGAAAatgattacatcaaattttttgAACCAGACTATTCGCTGAAGATTCCTGGTGGACACATA GAAAACCTTAATAGCAAGTCCTATCTTGGCACAATAAAGATGAATGTACTGGAAAATCTTCGTTACATACAACATGCTCCTAGTGTACAGATGCAAGAG GTACCTCCAGATTTTTACCTGCCTGATTTTGATGAAGATGAGCAGAATCCTGATGAACGCATGGATC AACATACCCAAGACAAGCAAATCCAGCGTGATGATGAATATTATGATGGTGACAATGACAATGATCATAACATGGAGGATATGTGA